GTACTAAACTATCTATTTATACTAATTTATAGATGGTACAATTACAGAGTAAATACCCTTTTTgcttctgtttttctttttaaattgataagccgCTTCTCAAcgtttaaaaaatgataaattgatCCTTATTTATTGGTTACAGAAAAAtcgatgtgtctaataaaataaataaatagagattaatttatcattttttaaatgttagaAGACGACttatcaatttttataaaagataaagattaaaaaaagtatttacTCGAAATTATATTACAAATATGACCACTTATGATAGTACTAACTTGCATATTTATGAATTGTAAGTCGATAATTTTAAGTTAAAGTCtttgattaaataattaacttttgACCTTTAAATTAGTTAAACTTTGTAACTAATAAACtttctatttatataatatttatcaaCTTGTATAATCATATTTAATTAGTAGATAAATCAAAATTGATTTCTAATTCATCACAATAAAAGTGAtcctttcttaaaattttaaatttcttttaattcaaaCCAAGTtgtttaataatcaaaatttattttacttttttacgATATCTatctcaaaattattttttgatgaTTACTTTAAAAATTCTACCATCTTCAACAATACCTGCAgaaatatttgaattatattttttctttgtatttgtaATTAAGTGTTGCTCTAACATCTTGCTATGTAAGTATTGCCATTATATAAACttttcacattttaaaaaattgatgcGGCAATTAAACTATTAAATCTCGAATTTTATGGATgacatttttaaataattgatcCATAACTCAACTTAGAATTCTAATACCACTATTAGAAAATGGAGCATGCGAGTGGAAtcacaattttgtttttataaaaaaatataatataaaagagTTATAAATTTCGGTTGGTATTCTACTTTAACTAAATCTCTAACGATATATAAAATAGTGATTGCGGACGCTATTCCACCTTAATCAAATTCCttctaaaaaaatcttataCGGATTAGCTACTCtactcaaaccaaatatttgaCACAGAAATACAAAATGGTAATTTGTGATATTCCATCCAAAATAAAGTCTTAATTACACTTGAAATACCAAACTAAATAGTACAAGCACTCAATTCAAAcacagagaaaaaaaaaagtaaatattatCATATCTTTAATATTGTGCTTATCTTactaaaaaaaagacaaataaacaatatatatttactaaattttaaatattttattttttatttttaaaacttaaaaatatcttaaacaatttaagcaacaataaaaatattatagaattcaccaaaaaaaatataaaaatacacaaatcaatCTTCTATAACGGAAAAATTGACTAGTAACTTAGTAcacaaaactaatataaaaatacaatacaaaaaaaatcttataattttttttcttacacTCAGTAGATTGTTACTTCTATGATACCAAACTAAACTAACTAAGCCACCTATTTATATTAATTcctatataataaaattatattacaaaTATGATAACCATTGATATTATCAATGTGCATATTTATGAGTTGtaagttaataattttaaattaaaatcctTGACcaaataattgatatttttcctttgaattagtcaaattttacaattaataaatttttaataatatttatgtttatcAATTTGTATTATCATTTTCAGCTAATAgacaaattaaaattgatttttcattcatcacaataaaaataattcttttctaaaattttaatttttctttaatttaaacCAAATTACTTAAtcattaaaattgattttagttCCTTACATCTTCGCATGGTGCACAATAGAATATGCCTTGTTTAGCCATGAAAATTTGGGACAAAATCACAAATAACACATAGCATGTGAGGAGAACGTCAGAGGGAGATCCCTAAAACCTCGATTAGATGTTATCTCGCTTTCATTAGATTTAGATTTGATGTGAGGAACAAGAGTCAGAGTGGTCACTCCTAGTCCTACCAAACCATACTTGTTATTCTCATTTGTTACTTAAGAATTGTACAATAGTGTGCATTAACAAAGATTAAGGTTTCATCATTAGCATCATGCTTAGATATTTAATTGGCGACCCTTGTTTGTTAAATTTGAATGAGTTGAATTAGAAGGGGATGCCACACCGACAGCCTAGACCTTAAGCTGAAGCTGGATTGGTGGCAGTGGCTGTCTCAAGTCTCAACTTTCCAAAAGCCATTTGTCCAAAGCTTCATGTTTTATTCCCTCCAAGGGCCCCACTCCAATCCAACGACCAGAAAGCCTCCATCATCTCAAATCTGAAATCTGACCGTAGGATCAGATCCCCTCTCATTCATAAGCCACAACCCTTTCCCTCTTTTCTTCTCCATCTTCAGATCTCAGCAGCTGAGACTGAAGGGGCACAAAACAAAACACCACAACAACCCTTTTACCCTTTTGAAATCCCCATCGTGCCCTTGCCCCTGGCGATGGTGGAGGCACAGACATGGACAACCCGTCGAATGAGCAATCCGAGGTTGCTGGACACGACAACCAACGACTCTGTCGTGAATATTCCGACCACACCAACAGCAGATGAACGCAGCAACAACGGCGCccaccacttcttcttcttcggttCATCACAGTACAGCGTCTCCATCTCCCCCAACATCCTCACAGCACTCATAATCGCGTCATGGTACTTCTCCAACATCGGCGTTCTCCTCCTCAACAAGTACCTTCTCAGCTTCTACGGTTACCGCTACCCAATCTTCCTTACAATGCTTCACATGCTATCCTGCGCCGCCTACAGCTACGGTGCCATCAACTTCCTCGAGCTCGTTCCATTGCAGCACATCCACTCCAAGAAGCAGTTCCTTAAGATCTTCGCTCTCAGCGTCATCTTCTGCTTCTCCGTCGTTTGCGGCAACACTTCCCTCAGGTATCTACCGGTTTCCTTCAACCAAGCCATTGGAGCCACCACGCCGTTCTTCACCGCCATCTTCGCTTTCTTGATCACTTGCAAGAAGGAATCCGGCGAGGTTTACTTGGCTCTCTTGCCGGTGGTCTTCGGAATCGTTGTTGCAAGCAACAGTGAGCCTCTGTTTCATCTCTTCGGGTTCTTGGTCTGCGTTGGTTCCACTGCTGGTCGTGCATTGAAGTCGGTGGTTCAGGGGATTCTGTTGAGTTCGGAATCGGAGAAGCTCAACTCAATGAACTTGCTTCTCTACATGGCTCCAATGGCAGCGCTGATACTGCTCCCATTTACACTCTACATCGAAGGGAATGTGGCGGCGGTTACGCTTGAGAAGGCGAGAGGGGACAGGTTCATCGTGTTCTTGCTTGTTGGGAACGCAACGGTGGCGTATTTGGTGAACTTGACGAATTTCTTGGTGACGAAGCACACCAGCGCCTTGACCCTGCAGGTTCTGGGAAATGCAAAAGCAGCAGTGGCGGCTGTGGTCTCCGTTTTGATATTCAGGAACCCCGTAACGGTAATGGGAATGACGGGCTTCGCCGTTACCATCATGGGTGTAGTCCTTTACAGCGAGGCCAAGAAAAGATCCAAACTTACATCTCATTGAACAacaataagataagataaattctccacattctttttttttttggatttacgTTTGATTTGATTGGATCAGATCATAGCAAGTGGGATGTATAGGAAGGAAGGAGGGGCAAGGGGAAAGGGGAAAGGATTATGCTCccttttttgtttctcttttttaGCTGCGATAATTGAAAATTCTGTGTCTTTTCCTCTTGTGCCTTGTGTGTGTGTATCCCTATATATATATCATGTTCGTTGCGCTTTTGCAACATAGATAAAAACAATTCAAAGATGAAAAGACCTCTTTTATTTGGTGAGGGAGGAAaattctccttctcttctctttcttaatCACACATATATCTTGTTTCAGTtatgtttttaaattctttCGTATTTATCGTGTTCTATTTTGCAATTTAGCTGAGTTTTTTCGTTGCCTAATTGCCATGTTATTGTTGTATCTTGCTATGTTATACTTCTAGTTTCTAGTAGTTTTTGTTCAAGTTTTTCCTTATTGATGTATATTGTTTTAAGCAATTGTGAAGTTAAGAGGAAGAAGTTTGAAATCAGTCCTAGAAAATAGGTTATTAGTTGTTTTGGTTGTTGATCAAGATTTGTATGTTATAAAATGATCAAGTGGGAGAAAGTTGTGGAAGGTCATATTTTAAGTTCTGTTATTGTGACTGAGAATTACTACATCTACATACAATATATAACCAAAGACTAGTGAGTAGTTTTTAGCTGTGGATTTCATTTCTCCCCTTTAAAAACTTTAGCAATATAAATGTAAAGTATCCAACAACtccccaaaaagaagaaagaagaaacaagaaaaataagaaggtagttttaacttttaagtaGTCAAGTTGCTTAGTGAAATGGTATTCGTTGAGATTGAAGTGAACTAGCAACACTGAAATTTATGACATTATGTTAAATTGAAAATCTTAGGTATGTAAGTCATGAACAGGAAATAAATTTTCGGTCTTGCCCTGAATAAATTAGCACATAGATGGTTAATTCTAGTGGCAAGGTtgtttctagatttttttttctaattgtattAACTTGTGATGTCATAGAATTTCCTACCAAAATCTGTCATGGAATTTAAAAATAAGCATCGAAAAAAACCAAATCTTGAATCTTAACATATCAATTACATATGACGCTGAAAGCTATACATATTTTGGTATGAgaacttttttttctctttttcaaatcacCGTTTAGTCCTTATATGAGCATGATTTCCACAAAAGACTACTTTGTCATAACATATATGACCAtagaatttttagtattttactcTATGGAATCACCATTGACCATTGTTTTAAGTTTAAGCCACGGTGAGTTTCATATGTTAAAtggttcaatttttttaacatttatttattctaaGGCGGATAAAATATTAATGCATTTGGTCCAATCTCTTTGGAGTTTGATATGGCATAATATTAGGTATGATAAATGATACAACtaaaatatagatataaaaaataaaaaatttgtataaaatatgaaaagaatCGAATAGTTATATTTgagaattataattttttttattacacaGATTAGAAAAACACTctcttgacaaaaaaaaatacacttCTTTCTAAATATATAGAGAATACTTCTcagaaaaaaatttcaaagaaactAAAATGTTTCTATTGttcttattgaattgaattgataaaaaataaaatgaaaaagtttaatttatagACGAACTTCTGTCATGTAAACCACCCGTAATATGAGGTTGctaatctttctcttttttcactACCAAAATTTGATGGCTATTACCAAAGAGTATTTTTCTCCTTTCattgtttagtttttttttttttcataaaattagctttactaaatttataatctcccatttaaaactaattttggtatattttataAATCTATATTGCTCATGTATCTAATTGACCATAATAGGATCTGCACAATTCAAATTTATTAGTGTTTATCAGTTTTGTCATGACATCTATTCGATTATCTTTAGTTCGAATTTTTTGTATATCCACACtctcttctattattttataGGCAAAATGATATTGTACTCCAATGTGTTTGGTCTTTAAATGAAAGGTTGGATTCTTTGTGATATGCAAGACACTCTGACTATCACAATATATaagaactttttattatttgtgtcTGAGTTCCTTCATTAACCTTTGGATCAAAATAACTTCCTTGCATACTTATGTAACAGACATATATTCAGCTTCTGTAGTATAGAATTACAATAGTTTGTAACTTAAATAGCGAACTCACTGCTCCTCCTACAAGTATGAACACATATTCTTTAGtaaattttcatttatcaaTATTACCTGCAAAGTCTGAATCGATATATCCATCGGCAATGGGTTCTGATCCTCTAAACATAATATAACATCCGAAGTCCCGTTGTGTATCTTAGGATTCTCTTAACAGCATTCCAATATTTTTTATCCGGATTTGTCATAAATAGATTTACCACTACAACTGCTTGAGCAATATCTGACTTTGTATAGATCTTGACATATATAAGGCTTCTTATCGCTGATGCATACGGCACTCGAGATATTTTCATCCTCTCTGCTTCACTACTAGAGCACATACTTAaggataatttaaaattcataggAAGTGAGGTTGAAATTGGCTTATATTCTTGCATATTAAAGCATTACAagatttttctcaaataattctTTTGTAGTAGCCAAATCTTTCTATTCCTTTTGTCTCGGTGGATttgcttttttaaaattttgtttgctAGTCCTAAGTCCTTCATATCAAACTCCCCAACTAATTGTGCATTCAATTcttagatttgatttttgttggGACCTACCACTAACATATCATCCACATACAACAGCAAATTGATGAAATCATTATCACTAGATCTCTTGTAATAGGTACAATAATCTAAACTAAGTCTGTTGTATccaaaactaataataaaagaatcaaATATACAATATCTTGGCACTTACTTTAGATTGTATACATATTTAGTAAACCTGCAAATcgagttttcttttctttgttcttcaaGTCTTCTGATTGGACCACACACAAGTGCtccatgaaaaaaaaataatttttacatcTGGTTGCTCTAGATgtaaatcaaaaacagcatatATAGCCAAAACTATTCTGATAATAGTTAATCTCgctatagaaaaaaatatttcattgaagTCGATACATTCTTTCTGAACATATCCTCTGACAACTAATCTTGCACGATATCCTTTCACCTGATCATTATTATCCCGCTTAATCTTGTAAGGCTTTCCAATCTGCTGGAAGTGTAACAAAGTCCCAAGTATGGTTCCTATGTAATGCCTTGATTTCTTCTTGCTTTGTTGTCATCCACGTACAAACATTTAGATTGCGCATAGCCTACATAAAAGTTATTGGCTCTCCTTCTGTCAAAAAATATTATGCATCGTGACTTGCCAAAACATAATTGAGTGCCATGatggtattttttttctttgtcaaGTGGATTGACGAACTTCTCTGTCATTGATCTCTGGTTCTTGTTCCTCATACTTTGGCTTTACTTCAGAAAAATCACCTTCTCTGCATTTCTCATCTATTTGTACAATGAATGTCTCCTTAATAgtgttttcattttattgttcTCTGTAAATATCACATTTCTACTGACAACTACTTTGCGAATAGTGGGATCCCACAGAACCCCTTATATTAACTCCGTTAGGATAATCCAAGAATATATATTTCCTAGACTTTAGGTCTAACTTTGTTCTTTCCT
The Arachis duranensis cultivar V14167 chromosome 5, aradu.V14167.gnm2.J7QH, whole genome shotgun sequence genome window above contains:
- the LOC107488179 gene encoding probable sugar phosphate/phosphate translocator At1g12500 codes for the protein MVEAQTWTTRRMSNPRLLDTTTNDSVVNIPTTPTADERSNNGAHHFFFFGSSQYSVSISPNILTALIIASWYFSNIGVLLLNKYLLSFYGYRYPIFLTMLHMLSCAAYSYGAINFLELVPLQHIHSKKQFLKIFALSVIFCFSVVCGNTSLRYLPVSFNQAIGATTPFFTAIFAFLITCKKESGEVYLALLPVVFGIVVASNSEPLFHLFGFLVCVGSTAGRALKSVVQGILLSSESEKLNSMNLLLYMAPMAALILLPFTLYIEGNVAAVTLEKARGDRFIVFLLVGNATVAYLVNLTNFLVTKHTSALTLQVLGNAKAAVAAVVSVLIFRNPVTVMGMTGFAVTIMGVVLYSEAKKRSKLTSH